In the genome of Aedes aegypti strain LVP_AGWG chromosome 2, AaegL5.0 Primary Assembly, whole genome shotgun sequence, the window GAAGTTCAACCGAATATTACAATTTGCACGTCtagaaacaacaaatatttctccagaagtttaatCATATATTACATTACAATTTCCTTTAGTTTCCCGGTTGTTACGAATTCTTCATCAAATTCGGGTAAACAAATTGACAATTCTTTTAACTGTTTTATTGACAGATGCTTTGAGGACTACCtatgaattattgaaggaaatCCGTGCATGATACATTGGATAAAcgtaaaaaaatctaagaagatACATTTCTGGTGATATCAAAAGTTAGCGGAAATTGATAACGAAATTCACAAAGGATTTatcaatataatttcaaatagaATCTCTTTTAGAAATCCATAAATGAAATTCATGAATAATTTCTTTGCTTCACCTGAGAAAGTCACTGGTTCAATTTTAGAAGAATCAAAAATCTCGAAGAAATGCTTTGAGAAATTCGTAAAGGAATTTACAAGAAGGGGGGGGGGAGACCTTGTAgcttgacataatttgtgcacgaCCCCTATATAATTGTTATACGCTTGatgtttttctagaaattcttaaagataaTCCTACAGGATATCATGCAGCAATAAGATTGTTTCTTGTTCAATAAACATCTTAGCAATGTATCTAGAAAATCCGccatgaaaaaatacatatgGTACCtattgtcgtaatgtcacgaatAATAActgttgcaataaaaaaaaagaaaaaggtaTAGAGAAATGTCTTGCAGGATtgtctgaaaaaatcttatcttttgatttttgtatggtCTCCATTTAATTCTagtttggtttttttttattgcatttttcaaaCTTGAGGCATCTAAAGCTCCTATTTATGAGACACTTAGCCACTACCAGCTCTGCAAGCGTATTCTTTCATCCAGACATATATAGCTAATCGTAACTCCATTTGTAGCAACTGTCCGCAAGCCAGATGTCGTGGCCCGCTCGGATTTGGCCGACTTTGGAAAGTACGTCGCCGAATGTCTCCCGAAGTACGTACAGAAAGTGCAGCTCACTGCCGGCGACGAGCTGGAAGTGCTGATTGCCCCGGAGGGCGTCGTGCCAGTGCTCCAGTTCTTGAAGGATAACCACCAGGCTCAGTTTGCGAACCTGGTCGACATCGCCGGAATGGATATCCCCAGTCGCCAGTACCGTTTCGAGGTGATCTACAATATTCTTTCCCTTCGGTACAACTCGCGCATCCGGGTCAAGACCTACACGGACGAGTTGACCCCGATTGATTCGGTCAACGAAGTCTTCAAGGCGGCCAACTGGTACGAGCGCGAGATCTGGGACATGTACGGTGTGTTCTTCGCCAACCATCCCGACCTGCGCCGTATTCTGACCGATTACGGTTTCGAGGGTCACCCACAACGTCGCGATTTCCCGTTGAGCGGATACGTCGAGCTGCGGTATGACGACGAGAAGAAACGGGTCGTCTGTGAACCACTTGAATTGGCTCAGGAGTTCCGCAAGTTCGACCTGTCGGCACCGTGGGAACAGTTCCCGAACTTCCGGGATGCCAATCCGCCCACCGAAGAGGTACCCACTAAGCCAGAGGAAAAGAagtaagaatttaggggagaGAGATCCGTTGTATATGCAATTTTCGATGAAAACGAAACGTAGAAGTTGATGAAATCAATTATTTGGCGCGTTTTTCATGATTCCCGAAATGTCCGTACTAATTAGGT includes:
- the LOC5573990 gene encoding NADH dehydrogenase [ubiquinone] iron-sulfur protein 3, mitochondrial isoform X2; protein product: MASLLRSISAVARSSILSGNALSRAAVAPSSSIVRFKSEAAAETRPTVRKPDVVARSDLADFGKYVAECLPKYVQKVQLTAGDELEVLIAPEGVVPVLQFLKDNHQAQFANLVDIAGMDIPSRQYRFEVIYNILSLRYNSRIRVKTYTDELTPIDSVNEVFKAANWYEREIWDMYGVFFANHPDLRRILTDYGFEGHPQRRDFPLSGYVELRYDDEKKRVVCEPLELAQEFRKFDLSAPWEQFPNFRDANPPTEEVPTKPEEKK
- the LOC5573990 gene encoding NADH dehydrogenase [ubiquinone] iron-sulfur protein 3, mitochondrial isoform X1, with amino-acid sequence MASLLRSISAVARSSILSGNVALSRAAVAPSSSIVRFKSEAAAETRPTVRKPDVVARSDLADFGKYVAECLPKYVQKVQLTAGDELEVLIAPEGVVPVLQFLKDNHQAQFANLVDIAGMDIPSRQYRFEVIYNILSLRYNSRIRVKTYTDELTPIDSVNEVFKAANWYEREIWDMYGVFFANHPDLRRILTDYGFEGHPQRRDFPLSGYVELRYDDEKKRVVCEPLELAQEFRKFDLSAPWEQFPNFRDANPPTEEVPTKPEEKK